A window from Vulcanimicrobium alpinum encodes these proteins:
- a CDS encoding methylated-DNA--[protein]-cysteine S-methyltransferase: MRCCDVERLWDEMRDGVEPRREHVLAHLRACPECQEIYRENEGIAYCLTCLPPVEPPQSLFPKILEHIQTTVKITVPDSVATIDSPVGKLWVAFRHSGITAVALDRGEGDEAVLTKLQRRLGRGLIPSQAPQWVTDTVNAFFRTHKPDLARVDISDLTPFEQSALRAAATIPPGEVRSYGWIAETIGQPNAARAVGRAMARNPVALLYPCHRVVDSNGALHQYAYGVDVKARILELEGYRTARR, translated from the coding sequence ATGCGCTGCTGCGACGTCGAACGTCTGTGGGACGAGATGCGCGATGGCGTGGAGCCGCGCCGCGAGCACGTGCTGGCGCATCTGCGCGCGTGCCCGGAATGCCAGGAGATCTACCGTGAGAACGAAGGGATCGCGTACTGCCTGACGTGTCTCCCGCCGGTCGAACCGCCGCAGAGCCTCTTTCCGAAGATCCTCGAGCACATCCAGACGACGGTGAAGATCACCGTCCCCGACTCGGTCGCGACGATCGATTCCCCGGTCGGCAAACTTTGGGTCGCGTTCCGTCACAGCGGGATCACCGCCGTCGCGCTCGATCGCGGTGAAGGCGATGAAGCGGTGCTCACCAAGCTCCAGCGCCGGCTCGGCCGAGGACTGATCCCCTCGCAGGCGCCGCAGTGGGTCACCGACACGGTGAACGCGTTCTTCCGCACGCACAAGCCAGATCTGGCGCGGGTCGACATCAGCGATCTCACGCCGTTCGAACAGTCCGCGCTGCGCGCCGCCGCGACGATCCCGCCCGGCGAAGTGCGTTCCTACGGCTGGATCGCCGAGACGATCGGCCAGCCCAACGCCGCGCGTGCCGTCGGCCGCGCGATGGCGCGCAATCCGGTTGCGCTGCTCTATCCGTGCCACCGGGTCGTCGACTCGAACGGCGCGCTGCATCAGTACGCGTACGGCGTCGACGTGAAGGCGCGCATCCTCGAACTCGAAGGCTACCGCACGGCCCGCCGCTGA
- a CDS encoding RNA polymerase sigma factor: MGTERAQPALPRLRSRTLMSALAPIIGDHYRLTAPATAAPSVPGPETFESIVDDYQRRLYGFALRMTGNREDAEEIVQDAFVRAYRALAKMDPQQRAELRLQPWLYTITLNVTRNRLRSKRPTNVALDALADPDALLNETQEGPDQPEQIVDRAADMVLVEQALLQLPMHLRAAATLRFIEGRSHPEIAEILNQPIGTVKSHVHRAVRILRRILGPQVGRIVPSDHPATEEEE; the protein is encoded by the coding sequence ATGGGTACGGAAAGGGCGCAACCGGCACTCCCGCGGCTCCGGTCTAGGACCCTGATGAGTGCGCTCGCACCGATCATCGGAGACCATTACCGCTTGACCGCACCGGCGACGGCGGCCCCGTCCGTTCCGGGACCCGAAACATTCGAGTCGATCGTCGACGACTACCAGCGTCGGCTCTACGGCTTCGCGCTCCGCATGACCGGGAATCGCGAGGACGCCGAGGAGATCGTTCAGGACGCTTTCGTGCGCGCCTACCGGGCGCTCGCAAAGATGGATCCCCAGCAACGGGCCGAGCTGCGCCTGCAGCCCTGGCTCTATACGATCACGCTCAACGTCACGCGCAACCGGCTCCGTTCGAAACGCCCGACCAACGTGGCGCTCGACGCGCTGGCCGACCCGGACGCACTCCTCAACGAAACCCAAGAAGGCCCCGACCAGCCCGAACAGATCGTCGACCGCGCCGCCGACATGGTGTTGGTGGAGCAGGCGCTGCTGCAGCTGCCCATGCATCTGCGCGCCGCCGCAACGCTCCGTTTCATCGAGGGCCGGAGCCACCCCGAGATCGCCGAGATTCTGAATCAGCCGATCGGCACGGTGAAATCGCACGTCCATCGCGCCGTGCGCATCCTTCGCCGGATCCTGGGGCCCCAAGTCGGACGGATCGTTCCGAGCGACCATCCCGCCACCGAGGAAGAGGAGTGA
- a CDS encoding glycoside hydrolase family 125 protein — MLIRNLGRFLALVIAFGIAAAAVPVRAAEGLTMSPALNAKLDRLYLTAYDETIQRHALAQRDGTTYVSTGDIEAEWLRDASATVRPYIGLSQHDGDVQSKLRGVVARQAKYILKDPYANAFSRSYRVVERKFEVDSLLYPIWFAYDYYRQTGDRRIFTPEVRKAFNRVLSTMRSEQHHQQRSRYVHPQLANGGRGSSVRYTGMVWTGFRPSDDPVRYHYNIPVNMFAAVVMKDLTTIARDVWHDGRMASNAWGLSVQIQRGIEQYGTLQLKPFGRIYAYEVDGLGHANVMDDANIPSLLSIPYFGYLPKDNSLYLATRRFVLSDRNPYFFRGKYAEGVGSPHTPHGYVWPLALCVQALTSSDEREVSRVFGWIAVSDIGDHRLHESFNANWPETYTREDFAWPNALYAELVLTRRGELYAER, encoded by the coding sequence TTGCTGATTCGAAACCTGGGCCGTTTCCTCGCACTCGTCATCGCGTTCGGCATCGCCGCCGCGGCGGTCCCGGTGCGCGCCGCCGAGGGGCTCACGATGAGCCCGGCCCTCAACGCGAAGCTCGACCGGCTATATCTGACCGCCTACGACGAGACGATTCAGCGGCACGCCCTGGCCCAGCGCGACGGAACGACCTACGTGTCGACCGGCGATATCGAGGCCGAATGGCTGCGCGACGCGAGCGCGACGGTGCGGCCGTACATCGGCCTCTCGCAGCATGACGGCGACGTCCAGTCGAAGCTGCGCGGTGTCGTCGCGCGCCAGGCTAAGTACATCCTCAAGGATCCCTACGCCAACGCGTTCTCGCGCAGCTACCGCGTGGTGGAGCGCAAGTTCGAAGTCGATTCGCTGCTCTATCCGATCTGGTTCGCGTACGACTACTACCGGCAAACCGGCGACCGGCGCATCTTCACCCCCGAGGTGCGCAAGGCGTTCAACCGCGTGCTTTCGACGATGCGCAGCGAGCAGCACCATCAGCAGCGCTCGCGCTACGTCCATCCGCAGCTCGCCAACGGCGGCCGCGGGAGCAGCGTCCGCTACACCGGGATGGTGTGGACCGGCTTCCGTCCCTCCGACGATCCCGTGCGCTATCACTACAACATCCCGGTCAACATGTTCGCAGCGGTCGTGATGAAAGACCTCACCACGATCGCTCGCGACGTCTGGCACGACGGGCGGATGGCCTCGAACGCCTGGGGCCTCTCGGTGCAGATCCAGCGCGGGATCGAGCAGTACGGAACGCTCCAGCTCAAGCCGTTCGGACGCATCTACGCCTATGAAGTCGATGGCCTCGGTCACGCTAACGTGATGGACGACGCCAACATCCCCTCACTGCTCTCGATCCCGTACTTCGGATACCTGCCGAAAGACAACTCGCTCTATCTCGCCACGCGCCGGTTCGTGCTCTCGGATCGCAATCCGTATTTTTTTCGCGGGAAGTACGCGGAAGGCGTGGGCAGCCCGCACACGCCGCACGGCTACGTGTGGCCGCTCGCGCTGTGCGTGCAGGCGCTCACGTCGAGCGACGAACGTGAAGTGAGCCGGGTCTTCGGCTGGATCGCCGTGTCCGACATCGGCGACCACCGTCTGCACGAGTCGTTCAACGCGAATTGGCCGGAGACGTACACCCGCGAAGACTTTGCGTGGCCCAACGCCCTCTACGCCGAACTCGTGCTCACGCGCCGCGGCGAACTCTACGCCGAACGCTGA
- a CDS encoding acetate--CoA ligase — MSTTASHIEALLQTGEVVAPPPGVQSWFPIADQDAWIAQALRDRDGFWRERAAGIAWETPPSEVFRGSIEDPHWFADGRLNATVSCLDRHAAAHPGAVAYDYLCENGATEQVTYADLHARVNRLANALRADRVAAGDRVIVYMPLTIEGIMAMLACARIGAIHSVVYAGLGATALRDRIVDAGASVVFVGDVTYRRGKPVDLKGIVDKAIDGLEQVRRVVVHRREGAPLRDAREVDWAAFTAGQSAECAPEIVNAEHPLFILYTSGTTGKPKGVVMAHGGYLVGASAMLRETTGITPDDAYWCTSDIGWIVGHTMMVYGALANRYRIILREGSPDFPAADAVYAAMASYRVTQFYTAPTLARMLLRLGDAMLEKHDLLSLKAIYCAGEPLNPEAWRFLHEKVGRGRVAVCNQWWQTELAAPTIGFFPTAAIHPDRSGKALGPIAFSIRDANGAPLPADQGGLLVVETPLPYMFASVWNDPERYAQYFRWGVYVAGDVATVDANGYVTVRGRADDVLNVAGHRIATADVESALVSHPACGEAGVCGVPDELKGEAIVAYVVLRAGREHSEALANELIAHVRAELGPIATPSSIRFAAKLPKTRSGKIMRRLLKAQETGQELGDVTTLEE; from the coding sequence GTGAGCACCACCGCATCGCACATCGAAGCGCTGCTGCAGACGGGCGAAGTCGTCGCCCCGCCGCCCGGCGTGCAGTCGTGGTTTCCGATCGCCGATCAAGATGCGTGGATCGCGCAGGCGCTGCGCGACCGCGACGGGTTCTGGCGCGAGCGCGCCGCCGGGATCGCCTGGGAGACGCCGCCGTCCGAGGTCTTTCGCGGCTCGATCGAAGACCCGCACTGGTTCGCCGACGGCCGGCTCAACGCGACCGTCTCGTGCCTCGACCGGCACGCTGCCGCGCATCCGGGCGCCGTCGCATACGACTATCTGTGCGAGAACGGCGCGACCGAGCAGGTCACGTACGCCGACCTGCACGCCCGCGTGAACCGGCTCGCGAACGCGCTGCGCGCCGACCGCGTCGCGGCGGGCGATCGCGTGATCGTCTACATGCCGCTGACGATCGAGGGGATCATGGCGATGCTCGCGTGCGCGCGAATCGGCGCGATCCACTCCGTCGTCTACGCAGGCCTCGGCGCGACCGCGCTGCGCGACCGCATCGTCGATGCCGGCGCGAGCGTCGTCTTCGTCGGCGACGTGACGTACCGCCGCGGCAAGCCCGTCGACCTCAAGGGGATCGTCGACAAGGCGATCGACGGTCTCGAGCAGGTGCGGCGCGTCGTCGTCCACCGCCGGGAAGGCGCGCCGCTGCGCGACGCGCGCGAGGTCGATTGGGCGGCCTTCACCGCCGGGCAGAGCGCGGAGTGCGCGCCCGAGATCGTCAACGCGGAGCATCCGCTGTTCATCCTCTACACGAGCGGGACGACGGGGAAGCCGAAGGGCGTCGTGATGGCGCACGGCGGGTATCTCGTCGGCGCGTCGGCGATGCTGCGCGAGACGACCGGCATCACCCCCGACGACGCCTACTGGTGCACGAGCGACATCGGCTGGATCGTCGGCCACACGATGATGGTCTACGGTGCGCTCGCCAACCGCTACCGTATCATCCTGCGAGAAGGCTCGCCCGATTTTCCGGCCGCCGACGCGGTGTACGCGGCGATGGCGTCGTACCGGGTGACGCAGTTCTACACCGCGCCGACGCTCGCGCGGATGCTGCTGCGCCTCGGCGACGCGATGCTCGAGAAGCACGATCTTTTGTCGCTGAAGGCAATCTACTGCGCCGGCGAGCCGCTCAATCCCGAAGCCTGGCGGTTCCTGCACGAAAAGGTCGGGCGCGGACGCGTCGCGGTCTGCAATCAGTGGTGGCAGACGGAACTCGCGGCGCCGACCATCGGGTTTTTCCCGACCGCCGCGATCCATCCCGACCGCAGCGGCAAAGCGCTCGGGCCCATCGCGTTCTCGATCCGCGACGCGAACGGTGCGCCGCTGCCGGCGGATCAGGGCGGATTGCTCGTCGTCGAGACGCCGCTGCCGTATATGTTCGCGAGCGTATGGAACGATCCGGAGCGCTACGCGCAGTACTTCCGCTGGGGCGTCTATGTCGCGGGCGACGTCGCGACGGTCGACGCGAACGGGTACGTCACCGTGCGCGGGCGCGCGGACGACGTGCTCAACGTCGCGGGGCACCGCATCGCGACCGCTGACGTGGAGAGCGCGCTGGTCTCGCATCCGGCATGCGGCGAAGCCGGCGTCTGCGGCGTCCCCGACGAACTCAAGGGCGAGGCGATCGTGGCTTACGTCGTCCTGCGCGCCGGCCGCGAACACTCCGAAGCGCTCGCGAACGAACTCATCGCGCACGTCCGCGCGGAACTCGGCCCCATCGCCACCCCGTCATCAATCCGCTTCGCCGCCAAACTCCCGAAGACGCGCAGCGGAAAAATCATGCGCCGCCTGCTGAAAGCCCAGGAAACCGGCCAAGAACTCGGCGACGTCACCACCCTGGAAGAATAA
- a CDS encoding ABC transporter ATP-binding protein → MSAPAATAVAAPTRLKVEAINTYYGDSHVLRDVSLHVGAGETVALLGRNGVGKTTTLKSIVGWVKPRTGSVTLDCDELVGRDMMTIARAGIALVPEERRIFTNLTVAENLKIAQVTTRKPGWTLDHVYDKFPRLRERLTHKGDEISGGEKQMLAIARALLQDVKVLLLDEPTEGLAPLIVREVENVIREIKASGITTLLVEQNLYSALSVADRCYIIDQGEVKFEGTPDQIRGDEDLRRRYLHV, encoded by the coding sequence ATGAGCGCGCCCGCCGCGACGGCCGTCGCCGCTCCGACCCGTCTCAAGGTCGAGGCGATCAACACCTACTACGGCGACTCGCACGTGCTGCGCGACGTCTCGCTTCACGTCGGTGCCGGCGAAACCGTCGCGCTGCTGGGCCGCAACGGCGTCGGCAAGACCACGACGCTCAAGAGCATCGTCGGCTGGGTCAAACCGCGCACCGGCAGCGTCACCCTCGACTGCGACGAACTGGTCGGCCGCGACATGATGACGATCGCCCGTGCCGGGATCGCGCTGGTCCCCGAAGAGCGGCGCATCTTCACCAACCTCACCGTGGCGGAGAATCTCAAGATCGCGCAGGTGACGACGCGCAAGCCGGGCTGGACGCTCGACCACGTCTACGACAAGTTTCCGCGTCTGCGCGAACGGCTCACGCACAAAGGCGACGAGATCTCGGGCGGCGAGAAGCAGATGCTCGCGATCGCGCGCGCGCTGCTCCAAGACGTCAAGGTGCTGCTCCTCGACGAACCGACCGAAGGGCTCGCGCCGCTCATCGTGCGCGAAGTCGAGAACGTGATCCGCGAGATCAAAGCCTCCGGCATCACGACGCTTCTGGTCGAGCAGAACCTCTATTCCGCACTCTCCGTCGCCGACCGCTGCTACATCATCGACCAGGGCGAAGTGAAATTCGAAGGCACGCCCGATCAAATCCGCGGCGACGAAGACCTCCGCCGCCGCTACCTCCACGTCTAA
- a CDS encoding branched-chain amino acid ABC transporter ATP-binding protein/permease, translated as MTASSDAEVAPAARERTSLFARDVRFALLCALGIALFPFVLHPLGGYSTLATQIAIVSIASIGFNLLLGYAGSLSYGHAMFYGGGGYIAAILLLRTMPQHPNLWLAALGATLGTAILAVLVGAVTVRLYGIYFALLTLAFAQMVFFIIEQAKDWTNGDDGLQSLPNALLPIGPWNIDLTAHLPTFNLGPFGDLGELRVWYLFAGCSLLVVLVFFRMLVRSQFGEVLGAIRENEQRSSLVGFNAPAYRLAAFAISGALTGFAGALRGLFDGSIPVDSVGIDRSGSFVIYTIVGGVQTIFGPVAGTAVIMFLENVLSAKTPAWRLIEGLIFVGVIVFLPRGLATVLRQREKDPRAVFKRSLRLSLEEPDPILKPGIEGKRGGPMSIIETFKLGKLFGHFAANRDIDFRVDPGELRAVIGPNGAGKTTFFNMLAGTIAPTTGTINYKGRDVSRVSGTGRVHLGIAKAFQTASIYPDQTVRQNCRLAALARVQGPFALQLFRRSTRLDDVDAIADRALLRLELAGVADLRAGDLAHGDKKRLDIAIALATQPQILLLDEPVAGMSKDEARKTEALIRKLSTEMTVLVIEHDMEMVMGISDSITVLHQGTVLATGTPAEIRDNPRVQEAYLGGHSETELAHS; from the coding sequence GTGACCGCCTCGTCCGACGCCGAGGTCGCCCCCGCCGCGCGCGAGCGCACGAGCCTGTTCGCGCGCGACGTGCGCTTCGCGTTGCTCTGCGCGCTGGGGATCGCGCTCTTCCCGTTCGTCCTGCATCCGCTCGGCGGATACTCGACGCTCGCGACGCAGATCGCGATCGTCAGCATCGCGTCGATCGGCTTCAACCTCCTGCTCGGCTACGCCGGAAGCCTGTCGTACGGGCACGCGATGTTCTACGGCGGCGGCGGCTACATCGCGGCGATCCTGCTGCTGCGCACGATGCCGCAGCACCCGAACCTTTGGCTCGCGGCGCTGGGGGCGACGCTCGGAACGGCGATCCTGGCGGTCCTCGTCGGCGCGGTGACCGTGCGGCTCTACGGCATCTATTTCGCGCTGCTGACGCTCGCGTTCGCGCAGATGGTCTTCTTCATCATCGAACAGGCCAAGGATTGGACGAACGGCGACGACGGGCTGCAGTCGCTGCCGAACGCGCTGCTCCCGATCGGCCCTTGGAACATCGATCTCACCGCGCACCTGCCGACGTTCAATCTCGGCCCGTTCGGCGATCTCGGTGAACTGCGGGTGTGGTACCTCTTCGCGGGCTGCTCGCTGCTCGTCGTGCTCGTCTTCTTCCGCATGCTCGTGCGATCGCAGTTCGGCGAAGTGCTCGGCGCGATCCGCGAAAACGAGCAGCGCAGCTCGCTGGTCGGCTTCAACGCGCCGGCGTACCGCCTCGCGGCCTTCGCGATCTCCGGTGCGCTCACCGGGTTCGCCGGCGCGCTGCGCGGATTGTTCGACGGGAGCATCCCGGTCGACTCGGTCGGCATCGACCGCAGCGGCTCATTCGTGATCTACACGATCGTCGGCGGCGTGCAGACGATCTTCGGACCGGTCGCCGGGACGGCCGTCATCATGTTCCTCGAGAACGTCCTCTCGGCGAAGACTCCGGCCTGGCGGCTCATCGAAGGGCTGATCTTCGTCGGCGTCATCGTCTTCTTGCCGCGCGGGCTGGCGACCGTGCTGCGCCAGCGCGAGAAGGATCCGCGCGCCGTCTTCAAACGCTCGCTGCGCCTCTCGCTCGAAGAGCCCGATCCGATCCTCAAGCCGGGCATCGAAGGGAAGCGCGGCGGTCCGATGAGCATCATCGAGACGTTCAAGCTCGGCAAACTGTTCGGGCATTTCGCTGCCAACCGCGACATCGATTTTCGCGTCGATCCGGGTGAACTGCGCGCGGTGATCGGTCCGAACGGCGCCGGAAAGACGACGTTCTTCAATATGCTGGCGGGGACGATCGCGCCGACGACCGGGACGATCAACTACAAAGGGCGCGACGTCAGCCGGGTGAGCGGGACCGGGCGCGTGCACCTCGGGATCGCGAAGGCGTTCCAGACGGCGAGCATCTATCCGGATCAGACGGTGCGGCAGAATTGCCGGCTCGCCGCACTCGCTCGCGTGCAGGGTCCGTTCGCGCTGCAGCTCTTCCGCCGCTCGACGCGGCTCGACGACGTCGACGCGATCGCCGACCGCGCGCTGCTGCGGCTCGAGCTCGCCGGCGTCGCCGATCTGCGCGCCGGCGACCTCGCCCACGGCGACAAGAAACGCCTCGACATCGCGATCGCGCTTGCGACGCAGCCGCAGATCCTGCTCCTCGACGAGCCGGTGGCGGGGATGTCGAAGGACGAAGCCCGGAAGACCGAGGCGCTCATCCGCAAACTCTCGACCGAGATGACGGTGCTCGTCATCGAGCACGACATGGAGATGGTCATGGGGATCTCCGATTCGATCACCGTGCTGCACCAGGGAACGGTCCTCGCGACGGGGACGCCGGCCGAGATTCGCGACAACCCGCGCGTGCAGGAAGCGTACCTCGGCGGACACTCCGAAACGGAGCTCGCCCACTCATGA
- a CDS encoding branched-chain amino acid ABC transporter permease → MEAFFQALLGGLVLGLIYVAIAVGLTIIFGTLRLVNFAHGAFYAIGAYVGLVVAQHIGVGWAFVAAPVSVAIFAVLLDRLVLRLFYEKEPTAQLLVTFGIALVVEETLRLIFGATTQQYAMPAALQGSISLGPITYPAYRLLFAAGVIVMLALVWLFIERTNYGLIVRAGIRDRIMVQLLGGNIQRASTIVFALGAAIAGLVGAAATPIYSIDPATGFAFLVPSFVVVVVGGLGSFWGAVLGGLLIGELQSLTNLAYAPASNVVIYLCMALVLLFRPQGLLGKSEVIRQ, encoded by the coding sequence GTGGAAGCATTCTTTCAAGCACTGCTCGGTGGTCTCGTACTCGGCCTGATCTACGTCGCGATCGCGGTTGGGCTCACGATCATCTTCGGGACGCTGCGCCTGGTGAATTTCGCGCACGGCGCGTTCTATGCGATCGGCGCCTACGTGGGCTTGGTGGTCGCCCAGCACATCGGCGTCGGCTGGGCGTTCGTCGCCGCGCCGGTCAGCGTCGCGATCTTCGCGGTCCTGCTCGACCGGCTCGTGCTGCGCCTCTTCTACGAGAAAGAACCGACGGCGCAATTGCTCGTCACGTTCGGGATCGCGCTGGTCGTTGAAGAGACGCTGCGCCTCATCTTCGGCGCGACGACGCAGCAGTATGCGATGCCGGCGGCCCTGCAAGGGTCGATCTCCCTCGGGCCGATCACGTATCCGGCGTACCGGCTGCTCTTCGCCGCCGGCGTGATCGTGATGCTGGCGCTCGTGTGGCTGTTCATCGAACGGACCAACTACGGGCTGATCGTGCGCGCGGGAATCCGCGACCGGATCATGGTGCAGCTGCTGGGCGGCAACATCCAGCGCGCCTCGACGATCGTGTTTGCGCTGGGCGCCGCGATCGCCGGGCTCGTCGGCGCCGCGGCGACCCCGATCTACAGCATCGATCCGGCGACCGGGTTTGCGTTCCTCGTCCCCTCGTTCGTCGTCGTGGTCGTCGGCGGCCTCGGGAGCTTCTGGGGCGCCGTCTTGGGCGGTCTGCTGATCGGCGAACTGCAAAGCCTCACCAACCTCGCGTACGCTCCGGCGTCCAACGTCGTGATCTATCTGTGCATGGCGTTGGTGCTGCTGTTCCGTCCGCAAGGGCTGCTGGGCAAGAGCGAGGTCATCCGCCAGTGA
- a CDS encoding ABC transporter substrate-binding protein: MKQALSRGRFVAGSAGAAALAFGGGPYVIAAPTKEIVVGLNVPQSGPYAEQGTDQLRAYHLAIDEINAKGGIMGMKIKPTEGDDQTKAGVATENAQRMIERDGAVMITGGSSTGTAVAVSGLCQQKGVIFMATLTHGDETTNQNCHRHTFRRYNDAYMSAQSLAKTLVTKYGTGKWFHITADYAWGHSVYDNITAVVEPKGAKTIKNVLTPFPGTKDFSPMLQQAQAAKPDVLVITEFGADMVLCINQAAQFGLTKSTKILVPLVDEYMAKGTKDNFDNVVSTAPFYWKYHAAKYPGAKKFVDAFQKRYGFPPSNGAETAYADMYIYKMAVEKAGSIDAEKVINALEGTKFQFTKEQEYYRKEDHQGVNSCLVLEGIPEKDRGPGGFEFARVLEVHDGPSVVAPVSSLVCKMETA, encoded by the coding sequence GTGAAGCAGGCTCTCTCGCGTGGTCGTTTCGTCGCCGGCTCGGCCGGCGCGGCCGCGCTCGCGTTCGGTGGAGGACCGTACGTCATCGCCGCGCCGACGAAAGAGATCGTCGTCGGGCTCAACGTTCCCCAATCGGGGCCCTACGCCGAACAAGGCACCGATCAGCTGCGCGCCTACCATCTCGCGATCGACGAGATCAACGCCAAGGGCGGCATCATGGGGATGAAGATCAAGCCGACCGAGGGCGACGATCAAACGAAGGCCGGCGTCGCGACCGAGAACGCCCAGCGCATGATCGAGCGTGACGGCGCCGTCATGATCACCGGCGGATCGTCGACCGGTACCGCGGTCGCGGTCTCGGGACTCTGCCAGCAGAAGGGCGTCATCTTCATGGCGACGCTCACACACGGCGACGAGACGACGAATCAGAACTGTCACCGCCACACCTTCCGCCGCTACAACGACGCGTACATGAGCGCGCAGTCGCTGGCGAAGACGCTCGTCACGAAGTACGGCACCGGCAAGTGGTTCCACATCACCGCCGACTACGCGTGGGGCCACTCGGTCTACGACAACATCACCGCGGTCGTCGAGCCGAAGGGGGCGAAGACGATCAAGAACGTCCTCACGCCGTTTCCCGGAACGAAGGACTTCTCGCCGATGCTCCAGCAGGCGCAGGCGGCGAAACCCGACGTCCTCGTGATCACCGAGTTCGGCGCGGACATGGTGCTGTGCATCAACCAGGCCGCGCAGTTCGGTCTCACCAAATCGACGAAGATCCTCGTCCCCCTCGTCGACGAATACATGGCGAAAGGCACGAAGGACAACTTCGACAACGTCGTCTCGACGGCGCCGTTCTATTGGAAGTACCACGCCGCCAAGTATCCGGGCGCGAAGAAATTCGTCGACGCGTTCCAGAAGCGGTACGGGTTTCCGCCGTCCAACGGCGCCGAGACCGCGTACGCCGACATGTACATCTACAAGATGGCGGTCGAAAAAGCGGGCTCGATCGACGCCGAGAAGGTGATCAACGCCCTCGAGGGCACGAAATTCCAGTTCACCAAAGAACAGGAATACTATCGCAAAGAGGATCACCAAGGCGTGAACTCGTGCCTCGTGCTCGAAGGGATCCCCGAGAAGGATCGCGGTCCCGGCGGCTTTGAATTCGCCCGCGTGCTCGAGGTCCACGACGGTCCGTCCGTCGTCGCACCGGTGTCGAGCCTCGTGTGCAAGATGGAAACCGCCTAG
- a CDS encoding IclR family transcriptional regulator, translating into MAELLGTVRKALRVLDYLAECEEPVPIKRLAGELGLNISSAYHLMNTLVIDGYVDRDERTGAYGLGPKVARLGDAYARSWPVEPALRALASELGAATQENAYLAMVNGRDVIITDIVESRQRVRVHALHRGYSADLHARALGKAVLAFLPPAAVREHFSAHPPRRLTPRTLVTITAIETELERVRRRGYGEDLEEFCEGVCCLGAPFFAPDGAPAGSLSVSVPSFRYRHVRTSMRDAVLAAARAATAALVSDRRSSLG; encoded by the coding sequence ATGGCGGAGCTGCTCGGCACCGTCCGCAAAGCGTTGCGCGTCCTCGACTACCTCGCCGAATGCGAGGAGCCGGTGCCGATCAAGCGCCTTGCCGGCGAACTCGGACTGAACATTTCCAGCGCCTATCATCTGATGAACACGCTCGTCATCGACGGCTACGTCGATCGGGACGAGCGCACCGGCGCGTACGGTCTCGGCCCGAAAGTTGCGCGGCTCGGCGATGCGTATGCGCGCTCGTGGCCGGTCGAGCCGGCGCTGCGCGCGCTCGCGAGCGAACTCGGCGCCGCGACGCAAGAGAACGCGTACCTCGCGATGGTCAACGGCCGCGACGTGATCATCACCGACATCGTCGAGTCGCGCCAGCGGGTACGCGTGCACGCCCTCCATCGCGGCTACTCCGCCGATCTGCACGCCCGTGCGCTCGGCAAGGCGGTGCTCGCGTTTCTGCCGCCGGCCGCCGTGCGCGAACATTTCTCCGCGCATCCGCCGCGCCGCCTGACGCCGCGCACGCTGGTCACGATAACCGCGATCGAGACCGAACTCGAACGCGTGCGGCGCCGCGGTTACGGCGAAGACCTCGAAGAGTTCTGCGAGGGTGTGTGCTGTCTGGGCGCGCCGTTCTTCGCTCCGGACGGAGCGCCCGCGGGCTCGCTCTCCGTCTCCGTTCCGTCGTTCCGCTATCGACACGTCCGCACGTCGATGCGCGACGCGGTGCTGGCCGCAGCGCGCGCCGCGACCGCCGCGCTCGTCTCCGATCGGAGGTCCTCGCTTGGCTAA